The following nucleotide sequence is from Archocentrus centrarchus isolate MPI-CPG fArcCen1 chromosome 6, fArcCen1, whole genome shotgun sequence.
ctgAAGTTTGAAATGTTCGCAGGTTCATAAATTCCTCAACTTTCTATGACATTACACGTAATGTATTCTGGAACTTGTTCAGATtaattaaaacaggaagaaacacagCAAGAAAAATTTAATACCCTTTTATGAAGAATCTAATTTGTCACCCTGAGAACCAGTTCTACTCCATTCAATCCACCGGAATAACGTGCATCCATGACTATCAGTTCTTTTTGTCAAGACAGACGTGTTTTTCTGACAGTTACACATTGTGAAACAATGACATCAGCACTTCTGTACACCTCAGTTTCTTTCCTCACTTTGAGACTGCTTGACACTGAAAAGCTGCCCAACACACAAAACTGGTCAGAAATcaagaagcaaaacagaatcaGACCTCTAAGCAGACTCAGTAATGGCACTGATGAATAACATAATATTGCCCTATAATAACGTGGATAGCCTCCAGCACCTCTGCAACTGTGGAGTGGATAAGAGTGAGAAAATAGATTGATGaaatatatttcattaaaaatagatTACATGAGCTCAGTACATTCGTAATTTGTGGAGTGAAATTTGACTTTTTATTGCATAGGTCCAACAGGTTTCGTTACCATGAATCCCTTTGTATACACATTCCGCTCATTGGCATACATTTGCATAGTTCAGTGAACTGTACTAACCCCGGGAAGGAAATGAATCCTTCTGTGTGACGCATTTAATTCCTGTACTCCATTATGAGAAAGACTGCAGTTCTTGTACACCTCTGATTGTAGTGCATTCATTGGTACAATTAAAGGTCTTCGAGGACTCCCTGAAGCAGCAGGAGTGAATTTAAATATCACCCCTAAAAGGCATTTGAAAATGTTGCTTAGAATAGACCCAAAGAAGTGCATTCGAGCATACAGTAAGCAATGAGTAACATTTTGTAGGAGTGCAGCAGAATGCAAGAAGAATAATTTTATCAAAATGGAACAATGCAAAATGTGGAGATGAAGAAATAGAGTGCTACGAATATATTTTACGCCTGAGATCCTCCTCTGAACGCATACCCATGGACTCTTTGGTTTAAGAATAAAAAGGATTGGCCTAGAAAGTTTGAGTTTTGGTTAAGTCAAGGTAAAAGGCACCGTGTGAATGTACAAAAAAGGAGAATCAGATCTAACAGTCAATACGGTGCTACAATGTGCAAAATAGTGTCCATGTACGGTCCCATCTTGTATTGTGTATTTGTCTAATGTCAGGGACATCAGGAAAGATCAGAGTTCAGTCACACATTAACAGAACTGCTTTCCAAACTGGCACTTTAAATAATTTTGTCAATGTCCTGATCAGTAACTGGTTTATTTTAAAGTAACTCAACAGGATTCTGGTTAATGATAACAATGGTATAATCCAATGGCTGCCTACTTTTGGGATAAGAACCCCCTCAAAATTCAGTCACCTTTAGAAAATCCTTTTATAAATCTATTCTTCAAATAAAAATAGGTTCATGTATATTTCTATGATCTAACCAGTTTGAAGCCCTGCCCAGTGTCCAGTATGGCTGGTGGAAACCAGTTGAGCTTGAGTCTCTTGAGACATCGCAGACAGGCGCTGCAGATCCACAGCAGGTTCAGGCTGCCGCACCACAGCGCCAACTGGACCACGGGATAGGTCATCCGGGGGAAGTACATGCTCCAGTGATTGGTGACATCGCTTCCTGTCGGCAGATGCAGCTTGTAGTCGCCCCAGTGTTTGGAGATGCCATAAGCAGCAGAAACCGCTCTGCCCCTCTCTGACCACTGGATGTTGCTGTTTGAATTGCAGTTGTACTCCACCCACTCGGATGTGAAGTCTCCAAGCTGCGGTGGGTCGTGCAGCTCAACGTCCGTCACTCTGACGAACGTCGCTCCCTGCACGGCCACATACAGCTCCTCCACCTTCCCAACCTCTTTCACCCATGGCAAAGAGTTTTCGCAGTCGAGCACCACAATGAGGCGTGAACAGAAGCTGCCGTTCTTCTCCCTCCACCACTCCAAGATGTGATCCAGACGTAGGGTATCTCCTCCTAAAGATAAACATACAAACCAGTTCATTATCACTCTAcaacagtggttctcaaatctaggcctcgaggtccggtgtcctggaggttttagatgtgtccctgatccaacacacctgaatcaaatggctgaattacctcctcagtatgcagtcaagttctccagagtcctgctaataacttctatatttgactcaggtgtgctgaagcagagacacatctaaaacctgcaggacactgggccaggaggcctggatttgagaaccactgccacACATATCAGTGACCAATACCAGTTATTGTACAGGTAACTGTGTAGCTATAACTTTACATTAACCTACTACcagcatttttttctggctCAAAATTGGCTGTTTGGGTAGGGTGGCTACAGACTTAAGCATGACTGATTGTCTTAACTAAATGCACAATGTGTCTGTTACCTTACTTAACAGAGGTCTAGGCATTTTCCTGTAATTTCTGgccatttaataaacaaaaatgcttAAGTAAATGAAACCATACTCTAAAAATTggataaaaatatgttttattacaaccctggtgatgtttctaaacataGTTGCTTCAACTCAATGCCTGTCTCACCTGCCAGCGCCCACTCGCCAGTGCGATGTGTATGACCGCTGTAGAAGATCACATAGGTGTCATGGCGAGGGCCGTCTGAAGTGCGGAGCTCCAGAAAGGACTTGATTTTGGACTGCAGAGCCTCCAGGCTTACCCCACTGGTGGAATAGTCGCAGCCAAAAGTCTCGATCAGGTGGTGCGCGAAGAAACGCTGTACGTTGTTCAGCATACCCGTAGAACGCCTATTCAACTCGTGCACCTGGCCTGGAGGCAGCAGTGTTGGCTGACCATCAGGACTATAAAGTGAGCACAAATTAAATAGAGGAAAAAGAATTGCACTTCATTTTAAGCCATAGGATATGATGTAAAACCAAACAAGAATACAAAGTTCAGTCAGTATGACTGACATTATATTTCAGTCTAAACTGACTAGAACATGTTTCCAATTATCAGTTACAGCAGTTTGACCTCTGCACTACCTGCAGTAGTTGGTGGGGATGACCACTGCATAGCCCACACATGTTCCTCCCAGGGTGTTCCCAAGCTCATGGAAGAGTCCGTGGAACAGAGACTCCAGTGGCagaatgagaagaaaaatgCTCACAAACATACTGCTTTTGGCCTGCAGAGCAAATTTACAAGAGTCACTGAAATACTTGAGCAAGCAaaagaaactgttaaaaaaaaagtgcaacacaaggaaacaaaacagaataacCTGTGTGTTTATAGTAAACACTATGTTCACAATGTTCTATGACTTCTGCACCTTGTCTCCCTTATTggtttaatgtaattttttttttgttttttaattatccCAGATGTGCTTTCATCTGATGCATCTGTCACAGGCCAAGTGAAATCGGGATGTTACACTGCAATGCCATATACATCAATTCAAGGCTGTCATATCTGCATTTGAGAAGTACACGTCTCATGGTCAGTGGGATGCACTGTGGCATCTGAGGCACTATCTGGATAGACCTACCTGCCAGCACAGAGCACCAACAGCAACAGTGGAGACCAGCGTAAAGAGCACCAGGCGTTTAGAGATGATGCAGAAATGTCGCATGCCTTTGGAAGCCATAACCTTGTCCAGGCCGCTGACCTCCGACCCCTGGGACAAGCACAACCTCTGGCAGTCGCTGAGCTTGGTGTGAAAGCCCCACGCAGTTATGACAAACACCATGTGGCAAATAGCCCAGAAgagcacacacaccacaaaaccTGGGATCGTGAGGTACCACGGATCCAAGGCTGTTAGTTTCCGAGCAGCCAGGATGATGAAGGTCACTTCCACCAACAGCAGGGGCAGAAGGGACATTCGGCGCCACAGCCCGCTCCACACCAGAAACGGCTGCCAGCGCTCGGTCACAGAGAGACCGCTGAAGTATACATCCAGCAGAGGGTCGCAGATGAGCTGGCTGAAGAAGCAGGCTAGGGCGAATGGGTTGGTGGTAATGTTCAGAGACTTAAAGAACAGCACGGCTGTAATGACAGCAAAGCAGATCAGGTTCGGAAGAGCCAGGAGAGCCTTCATCCGTAGGGCAACCATGACTGTGCCCAGAGCCACCACAAGAACCATCACACTCAGGGACTTCTGAATGAGCAGCGCAGTGCTTGCGATTGCAAAGCCCGCCAGCTCCAGCCGCTCCGCCGAGGTCAAGAAGGCGGGACGATATCTGGTACATCCAACCAGTCTCTCCAGTAGCGCCCACAGCGTCCTTAGAACCACGCTGGCCAGTAGCAGGTAGTTTGCCACTTGCTCCTTGACGTCGCCCTCCAGTGCCGGGGAGTTGATGAAACACAGCAGACCCAGCAAAAAACCGAACCACAGGTGGAGGATGCTGCGGCTGAGTCTCTCCATCGCTATTCCAAGGGCAATCAgggccaaaacaaaaataaaaataacaagaagGGTGGAGTCGGCGCTCCTCTCCCACCGGGTATAGAGACCCATACACAGGGCCACGAGCAGGTTAAGCCCGGACAGGTAGCCTATCCACCGGACTGACGACCACATGCTCACTTCTCCGTTAACTTCCTCGAGCCGGGTCATTGCTGCGTGAAGGCAGTGGCTGACACAATAACGTAGAAAAcgacacatttttaaattaaagactaAGTACCTGAAGCCAAAAAAGGACATTTAAATAAGATATACCCAGTCTATCGTCCGTCGTGACACCTGAAATCCCGCGACATTCAAACTTAGTTTTTAACCAGCGGGCTAACTTGTTGAAAGTAGCTAGCTCAGCTACCTAAACCTTAGATTCCTCAACGGTGCATCCTCGCGACGGTTCATTTAGCGCCCTGACAATCACATCTTGTACTTTTTCTGCTGATGTGTGGTACGATTTTAAAAGACTGGATCCGGGCCGTTCTGACGCCAGCCACCAGGGCTGTGAAAGACATCAGTTCAAAAAGTTTCACGTCAAAACTTTTCAGTCAGATGACAGTCGCCATGATTATAATTCGACTACGGTAAGCATCAAGGGTCAAAACTGCTGGTAAAAGTTAAATGCCCAACCCGTATTATTGACgacgcttcttcttcttcttttcttcttttttttttccttaattccCCTTAGtgtaacaaatatttttaaaaacactgtatttaaatcttttttccTATTTATATTTTCCATCTTTCATCTTAATTGCGATATGTTGGCAGGAACAAACGGGTGATGCATTCAAGAAAACCCGATTTTTGACCTCTTCATTTATGGGATCCAGGCATGGGTTTAGGTCCACTTTTCCCCTTGTAGGCAAGGATCTCACTGTAAATCAATACAGATATTTTCTGAGTaatcacctcttttttttttattttttttatggcgATAGAACAGGTCTCTTCCAGGATTACACTTCTGTTCTTAGAGAACAAAGGGGCGCTAAATGTTTTGATGAGCATGAAAATTATAAGAATTGCATAACATTCATGACATTCTCAACATTTTAACCTCAGTTGAACGCTTATGGGAGACTTTGAACCAACGTATTAGTCAGTGCTCTCCATTACCATTATAATACATCAAATGAATGATtatatttttccatttctcCAGTCAAGTTCCAGAAACTTGCAGAATTAATGTCAAGGCACACTAAAGTTGTCCTGGTTTTTGTGGGGCCCCAATCTGAGAACCCTGTCAGCTAACACATTCATATTTATAGAGAATAGAGGTCACCCAACACCttacagtgtttttgttctttgttactCATCTGTATGTTAGTTTCCATGTAGAACTACATGAAATTACCCAGACATGAATTACAGTGAAGTGAGAAAGTATTTTCCCCCTTCttgattttagtttttgaatatttgtcacacttaaatgtttcagataacCCAAAATGGAGTTTTTaagtgatgatttcatttattaagggcaaataaaactatccaaacctacctggtcctgtgtgaaaaagtaattgtcccctaaacctaataactggttgtgccactctTGGCAGGAAGAACTGCAACTTGGCCCACTCTTATTTTAAttcagaccagggttattatagttaacgaaaacgaacgaaataacgaaaactgaaattgaaaaaacattgtcgttaactgaaataaataaaaactataattaaaaggaaaaaaacgataactaattaaaactgaattgtgagtttacaaaactaactgaaattatcgataaactgactttcatttacttgtttttttggggtttttcttaagccttgtggattgatattgTGATGAATAGCAGGGCCTCTGGTACAGCAGAGGACGTAATGAGGAGTAATTGAACTCACCTGGGGAGGAGGAGATAAAAGGGAACAGGTGTAGAGATGAGGAGAGCTtccttgtttctgtgttttgctgGGCACCAGGTGGGAGGGTGCCGTTCGCAGCGATCAGCGTTGCCGGCGGTGAAGACAGTTAGAAAGGAGAGGCTAGTTGCCTCTTTTAGGTAGTTAGGGATTGGGGATTTAGATGTGCCCTTCCAGCCTTACATTGTGGCTGGGTTAGATTGAAGTGTGTTTAAGTCATTTGTTGTGAAGCCACACCTGTCTATTGAAATCACAGTGCAGCTGGAGTTCCTTCATCTTGAGAGAAGAACCCGGAAGCCAAAGGTGTGTCCAATCAGCCAAGGGAGTTTTCTACACTTAGACCCCACGGGAGGGGGTCTTGTCATCAGACCGGCAGCTAAGTGGCTTTTTATAAATCTTTAAACTCATTGTGTAAGTGATTGTTTTAATAGGGAACCGGTCTGATAAGCTTAGGAAGCAGCAGTAGAGCTGCGAGGGATGGTCCCCCTTCTCCCTCTGTGGTGTTTTGCAGTGGAGTGATTTAGGTAGTGTGACGGTCCATTTGGGTTGCAGTGGGGTGTTATGAATTAGCATGTGTTGATTTCCATTTTGCAGTGATTGGGTGCAGTCATTTTGGAGAGAGAACCTTGCCTGAGCTGATCTTTGTCTGTTGTCTGGGGTTGTCATACTGAGTACCTATTAAACTATTTTAAGTCTGagattataaataaagttttattattaAGTCGAGTGTCCTTGTATTTTGTTCTCTGCCTTAAATAAGTATTacaatatgaaatcattgtttccgctctccgagtttaagctgggagcgccacagaacaactgtgtgagtgcgcatgtgcgtgcgctcaccgcgctggtccgcaaagtaatggctgcggtctgccgagaaagcggcagagtcccgtatggaggttctttgagtacaaacacctgcacacgaccacaaggtatttaacacacacaatccagctacacaagcataaatgcggacatgaggtcggtaACTTCCgtgggttgtgtacagaggccgcaaagaccctgcaggtttaattagcgagcatctaaccaagctagctccaaaacagaagcagcttcaggtggtgagaacatcagggtgcagatggatttgacctttgactccttcaaagagtttgtttttaacaccacatgtaggcgttattaatctgctgcactgatgctgaagtttattgtggagtttattgtagaatttattgagtttgggagttcatgtttttatgtttctccctgttgatgctcatgtgtgtccttaatattacacaaatttagcatgtcttctGAACAGTtggttgactatatttctttaaactgtatcttgtcaagttttcattagtcacttttgcgccttgaatcttgcacctgatcaggtatgaaaatactaaaactaatactgaaactaactaaaactaagcatgaaaccaaaaataaaaactaataaaaatgagaaaaaccactctgaaaactaattaaaactaactgaattagaggaaaaaaaagtaaaaactaactaaaactaaactataatgtaaaatccaaaactattataaccctgattcAGACACATTGGAGGGTTTGTGAATgtcctgtttaaggtcatgccaaaggatctcaatctgatttaagtccagactttgatgaGGCCACTTCAaaccctttttatttattttttttgagctattcagaggtggactAGCTGGTGTTTTGAATccttgtcctgctgcataacccgaATGAGCTTGAGTTTTAAGGCACAAACTGGTCAGACATTCACAGTTCCATCAGTTATGGCAAATCGTCCAGACCCtgtagcagcaaagcagccccagaacatcacactaccaccaccacgtttgactgttggtataatgctaatttttatgaaatgctgttagaTTTATGCCAGAtataacgggactcaaaccttctaGAAAGTTctgcttttgtctcatcagtccacagaatgttaTAAGatgaatgaattttttttttttttttttggcaaatgtgagacaattttttttttttttttttaaataattggtTTTCTCCATGGATGCCGTTTTCCCCGTTTCTTATtgctgaatcatgaactctgaccttaactgaggcaagtgaagcCTCCAGTTCTTTAAGGGACAATAAACAAGAATTTACTTATGATCCCATTTCATCAAAATTCACCCTggatccttttttatttttaatcattaacaCTAGGGCATGGGGTttgaacatttttcaacttctaaagacagaaaatgtttaaaaactaCTGCTGTATAGTAGTACTACTACAACAAAAGGTAATTCTGCAATTTTGGCAAAGTTGTAAGACTTGCGAGTCAATGACAAGCTCCACCTCTTGAGTCACAGCCCCTTCATAAAGTcttaaagattattttaaatatataaaaatataagcacaaaaaaaaccaaatcacCTTAGATTTACATTCATTTATAAAAGAGAAGTACAACCACACTATAAGCACACATTGTTCTGCGCTTTTGAAAATGTTGATGAAGATGATCATATCATGCAAATAAGCCAAAGGAAACACTGGAAgacaaaatcacaaaacacgCTTCTTTAAAGTCTGAATATGTGTggtactgcaaaaaaaaaaatttttccccTCTTAAATCAGGGAAATATCAGAGATATGATTAACTGGAAAGTGATGGAAATGGCAAAAGCACACTGCATTACATAAACACATATTGTTCCACtaatatgacaaagaagaacTGGACAGTGTGTGTTAACTGTTTGGCAGAAGAAGCTCGATATCCTTACTCCAGGGGCATGAAAGTCTgtaatatgtgtatatataagaACACAGAAGGCACCTTATACTTACTGGTATCATTTTGTGGGCCTATCATATTGGTTGTAAAACTCTGGGGAAAGAAATTACATTTTGTGACACCCTTTGGGATCAATGATAAAGTgccactgacaaaaataaaaaaatatcacataAATTCACTCCTTCATTCACACTAACAAACCCAACAACACCCACACATTTAGTCTGTTCAGGAACCAGCAGGAACACACTAACATTTCACCTGGTAGTGTCTTTAGCTAAAACCTCCCTGTAGCGTAACAGTAGTTTCAGATCTGACTTCACTTGCTAAATTTTACAGCATTTCATCTGTTTAAGAAGTTCTCTGTGACAAACTCGAAGAAGTGTAAATTTCTTTTGTCTCGGTGAATTTTCTGACTGTGCACATTTCTGGAGTGCTGTAGTTTCACATCAAGGTTCTAAAATTGTGTCGAAGGATACTGGTGCTGTAAAGTCACTGGCATGCAGTGTTGTACCAATTTGCTACTtaagaacaagaagaaaatgaaatgcaagAGGAGCAACGAGATCATTCAGAATTAAGTCAGTCTGTAAGGAGAGGAGggcgagggaaaaaaaacaaacttgtacCTAATTTGCACTCGTACCTTGTTAACACAATACGTAAACAGTTTTCACATTAGTAAACCTAATACTACTGTATGgttctgaaaatgtaaatgctaCAAATACCACCTTTTTTTGTAAGAGACACACATCATTCAGAGGATGCCAAGTTACAAAGGCATTGCCACACTTTACAATGGACAACACCAGTGTTTGACTAAGGATATCTATTTCCAAacaataagcttttttttttatttgttttttttttttgtcttggaaAACTAAGTGAACATCAAAACAATTTCAGAAAGCTGAGCTGTATGTGACAGAAGCAACGGCACCAGTCCATCATTTTATATCAGTCTCAGCAGTGCAATCAAACCCCTGTCAGGCTGCCTGGGTATGctgtttttggcttttgtaCCAAGCAGCCTAGCTTATTCAAACAGAGACTGAATACAGAATATAGACAAGCTGA
It contains:
- the tmem168b gene encoding transmembrane protein 168 isoform X1, which translates into the protein MSFFGFRYLVFNLKMCRFLRYCVSHCLHAAMTRLEEVNGEVSMWSSVRWIGYLSGLNLLVALCMGLYTRWERSADSTLLVIFIFVLALIALGIAMERLSRSILHLWFGFLLGLLCFINSPALEGDVKEQVANYLLLASVVLRTLWALLERLVGCTRYRPAFLTSAERLELAGFAIASTALLIQKSLSVMVLVVALGTVMVALRMKALLALPNLICFAVITAVLFFKSLNITTNPFALACFFSQLICDPLLDVYFSGLSVTERWQPFLVWSGLWRRMSLLPLLLVEVTFIILAARKLTALDPWYLTIPGFVVCVLFWAICHMVFVITAWGFHTKLSDCQRLCLSQGSEVSGLDKVMASKGMRHFCIISKRLVLFTLVSTVAVGALCWQAKSSMFVSIFLLILPLESLFHGLFHELGNTLGGTCVGYAVVIPTNYCSPDGQPTLLPPGQVHELNRRSTGMLNNVQRFFAHHLIETFGCDYSTSGVSLEALQSKIKSFLELRTSDGPRHDTYVIFYSGHTHRTGEWALAGGDTLRLDHILEWWREKNGSFCSRLIVVLDCENSLPWVKEVGKVEELYVAVQGATFVRVTDVELHDPPQLGDFTSEWVEYNCNSNSNIQWSERGRAVSAAYGISKHWGDYKLHLPTGSDVTNHWSMYFPRMTYPVVQLALWCGSLNLLWICSACLRCLKRLKLNWFPPAILDTGQGFKLVRS
- the tmem168b gene encoding transmembrane protein 168 isoform X2 produces the protein MTRLEEVNGEVSMWSSVRWIGYLSGLNLLVALCMGLYTRWERSADSTLLVIFIFVLALIALGIAMERLSRSILHLWFGFLLGLLCFINSPALEGDVKEQVANYLLLASVVLRTLWALLERLVGCTRYRPAFLTSAERLELAGFAIASTALLIQKSLSVMVLVVALGTVMVALRMKALLALPNLICFAVITAVLFFKSLNITTNPFALACFFSQLICDPLLDVYFSGLSVTERWQPFLVWSGLWRRMSLLPLLLVEVTFIILAARKLTALDPWYLTIPGFVVCVLFWAICHMVFVITAWGFHTKLSDCQRLCLSQGSEVSGLDKVMASKGMRHFCIISKRLVLFTLVSTVAVGALCWQAKSSMFVSIFLLILPLESLFHGLFHELGNTLGGTCVGYAVVIPTNYCSPDGQPTLLPPGQVHELNRRSTGMLNNVQRFFAHHLIETFGCDYSTSGVSLEALQSKIKSFLELRTSDGPRHDTYVIFYSGHTHRTGEWALAGGDTLRLDHILEWWREKNGSFCSRLIVVLDCENSLPWVKEVGKVEELYVAVQGATFVRVTDVELHDPPQLGDFTSEWVEYNCNSNSNIQWSERGRAVSAAYGISKHWGDYKLHLPTGSDVTNHWSMYFPRMTYPVVQLALWCGSLNLLWICSACLRCLKRLKLNWFPPAILDTGQGFKLVRS